GCATATCTCTCAACTACTAACAAAGGGGGACGCCAATGGCAATCTTTCGCATGTATACTGGAAGTGATGGACATTCACATATTGAGGAACAATCAATTGCCGCCCATCCAGTGTTATCCGAGTCGCGCCCGACCGTGCACATTCAATTTCGGGAGCTTCCTGCTGGATCTTTCATGGACTGGCACCCCGCGCCTCGCCGTCAATATGTCATCGTGCTGAGCGGTCAATTGGAGCTGGGGTTCAAAGATGGAACAACGAGACGATTGAACGCAGGAGATGCAACGCTTGCGGAAGATACCACAGGACCAGGACACACAACGCGCGTCATAGGTAACGGACCGGCAACTACTGCGATAGTGCCACTGGCCTAGTCTTTATAGGGAACGAACGGACAGCTTTTTGTGAGCAGTTCCGTTCGTTGCATGCTTCTCGTTCTGTGCCATCACCACCGTAAACAGCGAGAATGGCGAAGTCTTAAAACACTTCTCAATGTGGACCGGAACTCCATCAAAAGCTTCGGACAGCCGCAAGGACGCGTCCCACCCAAGATGACGCGTAATCGGCGTGAGTGCTCCAACCAATGGGCCAATTACAGGCTTGGTTGAACGAAAATGGTTGATGATGACGACCGATCCGCCAGGTTTACATACGCGGCTAATCTCACGCATCATCCGCACCGGGTCAGGCACCACGCTGATGACATGAAAGGACAGAACATAATCAAAGGAATTGTCCGGAAATTTCAGATTAAGCGCATCCATTTCTAACAAACGGAAATGGCGCCAACCGTTTTCGTCTGCCTTTTCCTGGGCTTTTTCGAGCATGTCGGCGGCAAGGTCCACGCCAGTGACTTCACAGTGCGATGGATAGGCAGACATCGAAAGCCCAGTACCAATTCCAACCTCCAGCACCGTAGCTCCGGGTGGAATCCGGAGGCCTTTAATGACGGAATGGATCCGTTTCTCGAAAAATGGCGAAAAGATCTTTTCATACAGGTGAGAAAATTCAGAATAGATCTTACTTTCGTGAGGATTCCTCAAGTCCCTCTCTCTACGAGCGGAAATCACGCACCCCTCCCCGGCGGCTTAGGCAGCCGTTCGTTCCAACACTTGTTTCTTAAAGGACGAGATGTCTCTGCGGTGGAAACGCCACTGTCGTCCCCGTTTAACCGCAGGTAAGGTATTTTTGCGAGCGAGTTCATTAACCGTATCAGGACTGAGGTCGAGCATTTCGGCAGCTTGTCTGCTGTTCAGGAGAATATCGTCTTTCTCAGCCACAACGCGCCCATATCAACGAAAAATTGTCTGGCGAGTATGCCACAGCTCCGTAAACCCGTCAATCTCTCTGATATTTCAAATACTTACTAAAAATGCACATCACGTAAACGCAATTGCAAGCTTGCATTCCCATTCCAGACGTTGATTTCCGGGGTATAGAGCATATTAACCCGGGCACGTGGCCTTAGCGGCCAATCTCCCATGCCAAAGCCGATCGCATCAAGCGGTCGGCCACCTTTCCCAGATCGTAGCAGCAACTTCAGATGCCCAGGTTTACCAAGGAGCGGCTTAGCCCCAACCACGCGCGTCGAGACAACTTCAGCTTCACGGGCAAGAAACACTGGCTCAGGATTCCCCTGGCCATACGGCTCAAGCAAACGAACCTGGTCCATCGTTTGTGCATTCATCCTCGCAAGATCAACTTCGTCATCCACTTCAATTTCGGCCACAAGATCTTCCGCTGACAGGCGCTCACGCGCGGCAGCCTCGAATTTCGCGGCAAAGGCTGGAATACGGTCGGCATGTATCGAAAGCCCAGCCGCTTGTCGATGGCCCCCGTAGCCCTCCAACACGTCAGCACATGTTTTCAAGCCTTCATACAAATGAAACACTTTCGGGCTGCGTCCCGACCCCTTCCCTTTTCCCCCATCAATAGCGATCAGAAAGGTCGGACGTACAAATCTTTCAACCAATCGCGATGCAACGATGCCAATAACCCCAGGATGCCATTCTTCCGACGCCAAGACGATACTGCGCCGTTCTGGTAAATCAGGCCAGGATTCGACTTGTTCGACAGCCTGATTCAGTATTTTCTCTTCAATGCCTTGGCGTGCGCGATTTTCACCGTCGAGGTCAGTCGCCAGTGCACGCGCACGATCGGCGTCTTCGGTCGTCAACAGTTCGACCGCTTTCTGTGCCTCAGCTAACCGCCCTCCCGCATTCAGGCGTGGACCGAGACGAAAGCCAATATAACTACTAGAAACTTCAGCATTACCGCTCACTTCTTTCAGTGCACGAATACCAAGCCGTTGCCCCCGATCAATTTCCTTGAGTCCGTGCGTGACCAATACCCGATTCTCTTCCACCAGCGGAACGAGATCCGCCACGGTTCCGAGCGTCACCAAATCGAGATAGCGGCGCAAGTCCGGCACTGGGTCCATGCCTTGCTCACGCAAACGCATGCGCAGTCCCATCAGCAAATAGAAAACCACTCCAGCACCAGAAAGACCGGTGAACGAAAAGGCGCAGTTCTTCTCCATCGGGTTCAGCACGGCATACGCCGGTGGACGCTGCTCAGGTACGTGGTGGTGATCACAGATGATGACATCGAGACCAAGACTCTGCGCGAGGGCAATTTCGGTATGTGCGGTCGCACCACAATCGGCAGTGATCAGCACCTTAGCGCCGCGCTCAGCGATCGT
The sequence above is a segment of the Deltaproteobacteria bacterium genome. Coding sequences within it:
- a CDS encoding class I SAM-dependent methyltransferase; amino-acid sequence: MISARRERDLRNPHESKIYSEFSHLYEKIFSPFFEKRIHSVIKGLRIPPGATVLEVGIGTGLSMSAYPSHCEVTGVDLAADMLEKAQEKADENGWRHFRLLEMDALNLKFPDNSFDYVLSFHVISVVPDPVRMMREISRVCKPGGSVVIINHFRSTKPVIGPLVGALTPITRHLGWDASLRLSEAFDGVPVHIEKCFKTSPFSLFTVVMAQNEKHATNGTAHKKLSVRSL
- a CDS encoding helix-turn-helix domain-containing protein → MAEKDDILLNSRQAAEMLDLSPDTVNELARKNTLPAVKRGRQWRFHRRDISSFKKQVLERTAA
- the recJ gene encoding single-stranded-DNA-specific exonuclease RecJ; the encoded protein is MGESRATRVSTKTPLPVRRWVMRSPDLTRVTALCSQEQAGATAISPLLARLLVNRGIDTHEKAATFLAPSLRNGLRSPLLFPDMARATERILQARARGELVYVYGDYDVDGVTGSSQLILFLREIGFDPGLYIPHRTREGYGLNVQAMRTIAERGAKVLITADCGATAHTEIALAQSLGLDVIICDHHHVPEQRPPAYAVLNPMEKNCAFSFTGLSGAGVVFYLLMGLRMRLREQGMDPVPDLRRYLDLVTLGTVADLVPLVEENRVLVTHGLKEIDRGQRLGIRALKEVSGNAEVSSSYIGFRLGPRLNAGGRLAEAQKAVELLTTEDADRARALATDLDGENRARQGIEEKILNQAVEQVESWPDLPERRSIVLASEEWHPGVIGIVASRLVERFVRPTFLIAIDGGKGKGSGRSPKVFHLYEGLKTCADVLEGYGGHRQAAGLSIHADRIPAFAAKFEAAARERLSAEDLVAEIEVDDEVDLARMNAQTMDQVRLLEPYGQGNPEPVFLAREAEVVSTRVVGAKPLLGKPGHLKLLLRSGKGGRPLDAIGFGMGDWPLRPRARVNMLYTPEINVWNGNASLQLRLRDVHF